The Bactrocera dorsalis isolate Fly_Bdor chromosome 3, ASM2337382v1, whole genome shotgun sequence genomic interval caaaaaataaaatcattacaTAAAAGGAACAactcaacaaatttttatacttaaaacGCTATTTCATCAATTAAAGAGACTTAGAAGAGAGAATATTTTTGGAGCATACATTTGGGGATTCTTGTATTCTGATCCGATGGGATTGGAATGCACTCCTTTACTTGCAtgtttgttatttatatattcacaaATTACTGCAATTAGTAGATTGAATTTTCCAAGGCTACTTAAAATGTATGCAATTAAATTAACATAACATCATCTATGTGTTGTAGATTAGTGACTATAGTAAAAAGATAGTGTTTTGAACACCATCACAAAACCTTTTTTCCCAATTTCTAGACAATTACGCACGAAAGAAACGTACCACACGCACAATATATTGACGACAAATAGGGCATTCGCTAAGCACTTTACCACAATTTGTGCAAGTGGCCATGTGCCCACATTCAAGTATGACACACTCGATTGGTGCGTCCATACATATCTTGCAAAGCTCATCGGTAGGTAATTTGTCGACAGCTGccattgaattgaaaaaaattagtaacaaatatgtatatatcataacAAAACTCTAACCTGGCGTCGACTTAAAGTTCTTCCATAGACGTTGAACGCGATCAAGCAATTCTTGCTTCTCGCAACAACCTTTGTAGTCCACTCGATTTAGCATCAAAATCTCTTTTAATTGTTTCACTGATAAAGCTTCGAGGTCATCACTAAACGaaagtttcaaatttcaatattcacaaattaattttaatatgtattactAATTATAAGAACAATACGAACAGCATCAACTTACACACTTTCGAAGTCGTCTAGATTTATAAAACGCGCCGGTTGAACGTTATAATCGTTCGCCTCTGAAGTGGGACCTGCATATACATGAATGCCCTCATTATCGTCAAGCTGATATTCCCAGTGAGGCATGCCAGCCCCTTCCCAAAAATGGGGTTGTTGTGCTTGCGTTTGCCGTTGCTCGGGCGATTGCGCTAAATTTCTACCACTCAATGACGATCCCATCGTTTCTGTATCTGAACACTCCATCGACTTACTGCGCTGTTCGAGGTAACTGAGAAAATCTTGAAgctcttttttaatttctgtttcTGATAGCTGAGCATTTTCCAGATGACGACGCATCTTTTCTACTTGTTTACGCAACGTTGCCTTGTGCTTTCCACATTTTTGGCAGCTACCCGCACGTTTGGTAGCGCCAACTTTTTTATCTTCATCAGTCTCAAGTGCATTATTGCTCAACTCGGCATCGTGTTCATGCAGAGTCATATCCGCATTATGTGCAATGTTATCGGTTGGTGAATCGTCCTCGCTAGTGTGCTGTTGACGTTGTCTATTAAGGTAGCTATCTGAACGGCGACGAGTTACTTTCTTTACGCGTTGTGGCACCGATGGTACAAGGGATTGCGCCTGGTCTTGCTGTAAAAATGGCAATGCCACTTGTAAATCGTTTGGCAAATTCGTTGCTATTGCATCATTATTAACGACATTACTGCTCGATGGGGTATCAGTGGTATTGCAAGCTAACAGAGTAGATTGTTCGACTACGGGATTTTCGGCGGTTTGCACCATGGTAGTTTCAAGAATTTGCCATTGCTCCATGTTGCTACTGTTAGTGTCAGTGGTTGCTTTACTCTCATCTGATATACCGCCAATTGCTCCCAGCTCTTCAAAGGACGATTGCGAAGACATCTCAGCACAATTTATATCAGCACTGGTCCTTGATTTGCTACCGACGTTTTCATCTGGTTCTGTATTTTTACGTGAATCCTTATTCGATGATAACTCCACTTCGTTATTACGCGCCAATGAGAGACCGCTAAATGTGGCTATTAGCTCGTCATCTGAGCATTCACAATCGGAATTTTCTTCACCAGCTTCCTGACGAGTCAATCCAGCGCGTTGACTGTTTGAAGTTGAAGCAAGTGGATGCTCTTCCGTCTCACCACGATCAATTGAGCTAATACTAATTTCCGGGCTTACAGAGGATTGACTACTACCTTTGGTAGTTACCGAAGAAGAGCTGCTACTCACCAAAGTTGGTGATCTAACTGAAACATTTGTTGTAACTGTTGATAGTGGAATAGTGAGTAGTGGTGATGATGTTGTTATGGTTGATTGTTCCGTGTGAGGGTTATTGTTAGATTGTTGTTGAAAACTAGCGTAAGTGGGTATTTCTCTAGTTGAAACTCTTGGCTGATCAAAAATATGTGTCGTTGTACTGTCTGTTGAACTTCGTTCTGATCGCGTTCGATCCCTCGTTTCACCTGATTCTTTTGGTGAACCTTTATTATCAAAGGAATTTAGAGAATCACTTATGTTTTCAGTAATACTTGTAAAAAAGTTTTGGCACGTCTGTTTCAAACTGTCAAATGAATTTGCTGATGCGTCGGTGTAGCTGCGAGCACTAGCATTGTCCGAGGCACCAGCAGCGGCATCAATTTGTTGTACATGCGTCAGCACCAACCCTACCAACTCATCTTTTTCAACACAACCAGTTGTTGAAACATGTTTCGATTGCAGATAAAAAATCAGATCCTTCGGCTTTAGCTGTAACAAATCCGTGCGGAGAAGAGGACGCTTAGCGAAAATAATGCATCGTCTGCACAACTGCACTCCCgaagaaatatgtacattattgCTATTCCGACGTTTGGCCGTCGATAAGCAATTACTGCAGTAAAATCGCCTTTgataagaacaataaaaaattatctgaaatttaattaaattaaacaaaattagtgCACTTACTTGCAATCCGCACATATTCGTTTACGGCGGAACACCGTAAATTGTACATGACATGCTTCGCAGGGCATCactgctaaatatttttttttatattgagaCCCTTCTAAAGACTGAAATTTAACCAAATTGAGTTATTTTTTCTCAATCAGTAGAAATCATTTATAACTTTGAAAGTTTTCAATTGCGAAATTGAAATGTTGCAAACGAATTCTGGACTTTCGCATTAGTCGTAAACCGTGAATCACTCCAATAATATGTGGCTGCGTCTGACACTGAAATCATTTTCAAGGTCTTATACATTAACTATATTCAGCTTGCTCCAATCTTGCCGACGATCGTTCAgatatattattttagaaaaagaaTCAATTGTATTTGCTGACATAAGCCAAAATCCTGAGTATATTTTCGCGTTTTCCGTTGATTTACTTCAGCTGCAAAAGTTTTCTTTGATTGTGTTGTTGATTGTTAATGAATTAATCGATAGAACTACTACGAGTAAAAATGACAAATGTCAAAGAAGTCGTGGAGACATGCCTTCTctaaaaaattggcaaaatttgtgGCAATAGCTGGAATATCAAAGATGTTGCCAGtatttaaatactaaatacataaataaaccagccatatatgtatgtatgctatttAATGCAAGCACAAAtctcaaaaaacatttttttatgaaaaacaacaaatagtagaaaaaaatacattgtaTGTTTTAAAAACCGTTCAAtgacatttttttcatgttttataAATCAATCAATAATcataaatattaagaaattttattatcaaaaataattcattattataaataaaatgacgctactttaaataaaattagttatatatgcaaaaaatattttttagcctgaacttattaaaaaataataaaatatattgattaaTTGCCTCCTGTGAGGATTGAACTCACGACCCCTGGTTTACAAGACCAGTGCTCTGCCACTGAGCTAAAGAGGCAGATGTTCGGCGCTAAGCCAAATTGCATATATAAATCGAACAACATAAATGGGATCGgaaactacaaatatttttcctgcaattgcaaaaaattttgcagGACACTATGAAAGACTTGTGTTAGAGGATACAGGGAAAATCTCACCATACCAAAAGTTTTCACCACTCCATGAGGAAGCGCAGTTAGTTTCTTTTTTCTTGAAAAGATAAATTACTAATGTACTGCATATTTGCGTGAAATAAGAGCTTAGAAAAATTTCTCTCTGGAAACTGCTATTAGACATCATATTACTACTATGAGCAGAAAGTactaagactttgttcataattttaaagttcttaacctattttttttaaatatatgtcgGCCTCCTCTAAGTAATCCCTCTAGGCCCCAAATACAATTGCGCGAAAATTtcttccaatcctcgaaacaattgttaaagtcaatttctagaATAGCCTTCAATTCGTGTAGCGATTCacatttaatgtcttcaattgatttAAAATCGCCAAAGCGGTCGTCTGAGTTTGCTAAATAGCCAAAAGTCACATGGAGGTAAATTAGACCAATACAGTGGTTCCGGAACGATATTGGTTGACAAATTGGGgtaaaactcacgaagaatcaatgcagtatgcgacgaaGCATTATcatggtgtaaaaaccaagagttgttaGCCCACAATTCCAGCctcttttacgaatagcttcgcgcaaacgacgaataacactcaaatagtattccttgtggACGTTTTGGCCCGtctgaaaaaaattgtagtt includes:
- the LOC105229397 gene encoding RING finger protein B, with protein sequence MPCEACHVQFTVFRRKRICADCKRFYCSNCLSTAKRRNSNNVHISSGVQLCRRCIIFAKRPLLRTDLLQLKPKDLIFYLQSKHVSTTGCVEKDELVGLVLTHVQQIDAAAGASDNASARSYTDASANSFDSLKQTCQNFFTSITENISDSLNSFDNKGSPKESGETRDRTRSERSSTDSTTTHIFDQPRVSTREIPTYASFQQQSNNNPHTEQSTITTSSPLLTIPLSTVTTNVSVRSPTLVSSSSSSVTTKGSSQSSVSPEISISSIDRGETEEHPLASTSNSQRAGLTRQEAGEENSDCECSDDELIATFSGLSLARNNEVELSSNKDSRKNTEPDENVGSKSRTSADINCAEMSSQSSFEELGAIGGISDESKATTDTNSSNMEQWQILETTMVQTAENPVVEQSTLLACNTTDTPSSSNVVNNDAIATNLPNDLQVALPFLQQDQAQSLVPSVPQRVKKVTRRRSDSYLNRQRQQHTSEDDSPTDNIAHNADMTLHEHDAELSNNALETDEDKKVGATKRAGSCQKCGKHKATLRKQVEKMRRHLENAQLSETEIKKELQDFLSYLEQRSKSMECSDTETMGSSLSGRNLAQSPEQRQTQAQQPHFWEGAGMPHWEYQLDDNEGIHVYAGPTSEANDYNVQPARFINLDDFESVDDLEALSVKQLKEILMLNRVDYKGCCEKQELLDRVQRLWKNFKSTPAVDKLPTDELCKICMDAPIECVILECGHMATCTNCGKVLSECPICRQYIVRVVRFFRA